The following proteins are co-located in the Nomia melanderi isolate GNS246 chromosome 1, iyNomMela1, whole genome shotgun sequence genome:
- the Ror gene encoding tyrosine-protein kinase transmembrane receptor Ror isoform X2, which translates to MKLLLYLVLLQNTCIFVRAINSVKNVTNVTETSIRPGDGLDLLGSGMSTPHISHLASTNPFSILSPSPQPTSSQSSTTDMHTIGGLRNVNMQLSPGRNDNHEGKCEIYVGKTCAQFLEKQSVYIPYPMTQEILDDKLMKAFGVIEYSNEVSSNCEGYAKPSLCYSAFPICRDPASILKLKNAKRMFHILNNNQDDLSKDTGDGDDIDDITRSHGIPRKRSPTLGPGSEFNPYIDGKLSPKKLLSQSYGETLSSSRNDINRRLRRICRQECEALEYDLCRQEYAIAKRHPLIGQQVPLINCSDLPMENTPEARDCLSLGISIENNVQEHDYCYWGSGKSYRGTVKTSISGRPCLQWLAHFNLPISDYPELAGKHSYCRNPGDTESQPWCYVDVNHTMQKEFCDIPKCVENLWIYAVVGFVLTGGFVVILVCYCCCYRSRKSTRQMNHLPSNKMLTGIQCDKNIYDGRRSTTQPMEMSSLLAGPGNTTPGTGTLSSGSSRTSNNRVPQFSTNNVVLLQELGEGAFGKVYKGELQTGNKCEPPIYVAVKTLKENASPKTQSDFKREVDLMTDLRHPNIICLLGVILKGEPMCMLFEYMTQGDLHEFLICHSPRSDVPLNNGSGKILEQPEFLHIALQIASGMEYLASHHYVHRDLAARNCLVGDNLTVKISDFGLSRDIYSSDYYRVQSKSLLPVRWMPPESIVYGKFTTESDVWSFGVVLWEIYSYGLQPYYGYNNQEVIDMIRSRQLLPCPEDCPTMIYSLMIECWHEVANRRPQFPEIHHRLHNWYINQTYLSDFCNESITSYSGSSHKSTNKTNSTQLSAPIYKCDQKDISNFKGNTESPFCNMNEHSNGLKILPPSFQNCNSIDQRPNCGFSEHSTPMKTPNYPNQTNINLNEYDDKQCCSPKLSGAKKVLPPTTQQIVKTNTLNGTRPIQNGAQLVVRLPDPSKVTTETRVSK; encoded by the exons atgaagCTACTCTTGTACCTAGTATTGTTGCAAAATACATGTATTTTTGTACGTGCCATAAATAGTGTCAAAAATGTTACTAATGTTACAGAGACAAG CATTAGACCCGGAGATGGGTTAGACCTCTTAGGATCTGGAATGTCAACACCACACATCTCTCACCTGGCATCAACGAATCCATTTAGCATATTATCGCCAAGTCCACAACCGACTAGTTCTCAATCTAGTACCACAGATATGCATACAATCGGCGGCCTTAGAAACGTCAATATGCAGTTATCCCCTGGGAGAAATGACAATCATGAAGGAAAATGTGAG atATATGTTGGGAAAACATGTGCACAATTTTTGGAGAAGCAATCAGTTTATATTCCATATCCAATGACACAGGAAATACTTGATGACAAATTGATGAAAGCCTTTGGCGTTATTGAGTATTCGAA TGAAGTATCATCGAACTGTGAAGGTTACGCAAAACCATCTTTATGTTACTCTGCATTTCCAATATGCCGTGATCCTGCCAGTATTCTGAAGCTCAAAAATGCCAAGAGAATGttccatattttaaataacaatcaaGATGATCTATCAAAAGACACAGGCGATGGAGATGATATAGATGATATTACAAGGTCACATGGTATTCCCAGAAAACGAAGTCCCACTTTGGGTCCTGGTTCCGAATTTAATCCTTATATTGATGGGAAGCTTTCCCCCAAGAAATTGCTTAGTCAAAGTTATGGCGAGACATTATCCTCTAGCAGGAACGATATTAATCGTAGATTACGGAGGATTTGTCGACAGGAATGTGAAGCGCTAGAGTATGATCTATGTAGGCAAGAGTATGCAATTGCTAAGAGACATCCACTGATTGGACAACAAGTGCCTTTAATTAACTGTTCTGACTTGCCAATGGAAAACACTCCTGAGGCTCGTGATTGTTTAAGTCTTGGCATTTCCATAGAAAATAATGTGCAAGAGC ATGATTATTGTTATTGGGGAAGCGGCAAGTCTTATCGGGGTACAGTGAAAACAAGTATTAGTGGAAGACCATGCTTACAATGGTTAGCTCACTTCAACCTCCCAATTTCTGATTATCCTGAATTAGCCGGCAAACATTCGTATTGCCGCAATCCAGGTGATACAGAGTCGCAACCGTGGTGTTACGTTGACGTCAACCATACAATGCAGAAAGAATTTTGTGATATACCTAAATGCG TTGAAAACTTATGGATCTATGCAGTCGTTGGTTTTGTACTAACAGGAGGATTTGTTGTAATATTGGTGTGTTATTGCTGCTGCTATAGAAGCAGAAAATCTACAAGGCAAATGAATCATTTGCCTTCAAACAAA ATGTTGACGGGTATACAATGTGACAAAAACATATATGATGGACGACGAAGTACAACACAACCTATGGAGATGAGTTCCCTTTTAGCAGGTCCTGGTAACACAACTCCGGGAACTGGAACATTAAGCAGTGGTAGCAGTAGAACATCCAATAATAGAGTACCACAATTTAGTACTAACAATGTTGTATTGTTACAAGAACTCGGTGAAGGAGCATTCG GAAAAGTATACAAAGGAGAACTACAAACGGGTAACAAATGCGAGCCACCAATTTACGTAGCGGTGAAAACGTTAAAAGAAAACGCAAGTCCAAAAACACAAAGTGACTTCAAACGAGAAGTTGATCTAATGACAGACCTTCGACATCCAAACATCATTTGTTTGCTTGGAGTAATATTGAAGGGAGAACCAATGTGTATGCTGTTCGAATACATGACTCAAGGAGATCTACACGAATTTCTTATTTGTCATTCACCGAGATCAGACGTTCCATTGAATAACGGAAGTGGTAAAATCTTGGAACAACCAGAATTTTTGCATATTGCGTTGCAAATTGCATCCG gTATGGAATACTTAGCTAGCCACCACTATGTTCACCGAGACTTAGCTGCAAGGAATTGTTTAGTCGGAGATAACCTGACAGTAAAAATTTCGGATTTTGGGTTATCACGTGACATATATAGTAGCGACTATTATAGAGTTCAATCTAAGAGTTTGTTACCTGTTCGATGGATGCCTCCAGAGTCGATTGTTTATGGAAAATTTACAACAGAGTCTGATGTATGGAGTTTCGGTGTTGTATTGTGGGAAATTTATAGTTACGGTTTACAg CCGTATTATGGTTACAATAATCAAGAAGTGATCGACATGATTCGTTCACGGCAATTATTACCCTGTCCTGAAGATTGTCCTACCATGATCTACAGTCTAATGATAGAATGCTGGCATGAGGTTGCGAATCGTAGACCACAGTTCCCAGAAATCCACCATCGGTTACACAATTGGTACATAAATCAGACTTATCTGAGTGATTTCTGTAACGAATCTATAACCAGCTATTCTGGAAGTAGCCATAAGAGTACGAACAAGACCAATTCCACGCAATTGTCAGCGCCTATATACAAGTGTGATCAGAAAGATATAAGTAACTTTAAGGGAAACACGGAATCACCTTTCTGTAATATGAACGAGCACAGTAACGGCCTGAAAATTCTACCACCGAGCTTCCAGAATTGTAATTCCATCGATCAAAGACCGAACTGTGGTTTCAGTGAGCACAGTACACCAATGAAAACACCGAACTATCCTAATCAAACGAACATTAATTTGAACGAATATGACGATAAACAGTGCTGTTCACCAAAACTGAGTGGAGCTAAGAAAGTTTTACCACCGACGACGCAACAAATCGTTAAAACAAATACGTTAAACGGTACCAGACCCATCCAAAACGGTGCGCAATTAGTTGTCAGGTTACCAGACCCTAGTAAGGTTACAACTGAGACCAGGGTATCAAAGtga